Below is a window of Coriobacterium glomerans PW2 DNA.
AATATCATCCGCATGGGATTCATCTGGTACACCTTGGAATTCGGATATCGCGTCGGCACGACCATCGCTCAGAATCTGAGGGGCGGTCTGCTCAGCAAGGTCACGCAGGGCGCGTCGATTCTGGGCATGTTCATCATCGGCGCCCTCGTGCAACGATGGGTCTCGATCTCGTTCACACCCGTCGTCTCGACCGTCAAGCAATCCGCTGGCGCGTTCATCGACTGGGACCACCTGCGCGGCGGAGCCCAGGGCATACATGACGCGTTGACGCAGTACAGTGTACTGGGCGCGGACGGTCTCAACGAGATGAAGCAGACGACGCTGCAGCAGAACCTGGATTCTCTCATTCCCGGTCTCGCCGCCGTTCTTCTGACGCTTCTCATATGCTGGCTGCTCAGAAAGCGCGTCTCCCCTATCGTCATCATCGTCGCGCTGTTCGCGATCGGAATCATCGGCCGCGTGCTGAACATCATGTAAGGAAAACAACGGGGTGCGGCGGCGACGGTAACCGAAGGGATGGAATGGACCTGCCATGGTGCAATCGCTTAACAGCGTCGTAGATCTCGTGATGCCGGCGACCTCGGGTGCGTTTGCCACCCGTGGCAACATCATGATCGGCAACCGAGCCATCGAGTTCTACAACAGTCGAAACCCGGCGGATTGCATCCAGATCCCGTGGGACGAGGTTGACCGCGTCGCCGCATCGGTCATGTTCAAGGGAACGTGGATTCCCCGCTTCGCCGTCCTCACCAAGTCAAGTGGAACGTTCTCCTTCAGCGCTCGCGACAGCAAGCGAGCGCTGAGAGCGATGAAGCGCTATATATCCGATGAGCGCATGGTCCGCTCGCTGAGCTTTCTCGATGTCGTGCGGCGCGGCGCGAGCAACCTGCTGTTCAACCGAAGAGGTCCGAGCAGTCAGGTGTGATCAGATCATGACGCCTGATGCTTCGACGCGCCGACCACCTGCTCCAGCGTGACCGATACCGCGTGCGGCGTGGGGACCCAGTCCACCTTCAGGAACAGCGCAGCGACCGTGATCGGCATATAGGTGAACATGAACAGCGGGAATGTGAACAGGTTCGAGATCACGCGCCAGCGCTTGGGACAGTGGATGTGCCTGCGCTCGAGCAACGTGGTGAGAGCGCCCATGATAAAAAATGACAGATACATGCTGACAAATGTCATCACAAGCGAGCCCAAACACATCTCGATCTCTGATTCGGTCACAAGAAAGCCTCTCGAGAGCATGGCCACGATGAGAAACGTTCCATTCGCGAGCACCGACATCAACGATAGCAGCATCGCGGGCCCGATCACCATGAGCAGATCATAGGCGGCGAAGCGGCGGAACAGCAGCATCGATTTGAACAGATGCCTGCCGTATGTGAAGAAGACCTGGTAGAATCCCTTCGTCCAGCGCATCCGCTGCTTCCAGGAAGCAGCGAAGGTGACTGGTTGCTCATCGTAGAACTCAGCGGGCGCGTATCCGATGCGAACGCCGTGGACCGCGCAGAACGTGGAGAACTGAATGTCCTCGGTAAGGGTGTGAAAGTCCCACCCATGCATCCCCTCGATGATGTTCGCGGCGACAAGATATCCTGATCCGGATACCGCGCACGATGTCTTGCAGATCATGCGCGCGTTGTTGAGAAATCTCGCCTCGCGAAGAAACCATGTCGCATAGGCTGCCGAGATCCAGGAACTTCCGAAGTTCTTAGAGTTGCGGTAGCTCGTGATGGCCATGAATCCCTGATCGAACGCATCGTTCATGACGCTCACATAACCTGACGAGATCAGGTTGTCGGCGTCGAACACGAAAAATGCCTCATGACGGCCCGGATACTCGGTCAGGATCCGATCGAATCCGTAGTCCATGACCCAGCTCTTTCCCTTGCGCGCGAGATCGTTTCTCTCATAGACGATCGCGCCCGCTTCGCGCGCGACGCGGGCGGTTTCATCGGTGCAGGCATCTGCCACGACGAAGATGTCGATCAGCTCAGAGGGATAATCCTGCTCTTTGATGGAGGTGACGAGATTCGCGATGACAGCCTCTTCATTGTGCGCCGCGATGAAGAAGCCATACCGATGCAGCCGTTTCGCAGGGGCGATCTTCACCTCTCCGCGAACCATACCAATGAAAAAGAAGACGATCTGGTAAAAAAGGCACACCAAAAAGAACACCATCACGAAAAGATTGAAGATCGCGATCGGTGTCAGTTCAAGAGGTATGAGCCGCACGAGAACACTCCATCGAGTCGAGGCCGTCAGACGCTGTAGTTGCAGACCATACCAGTGTAGTCCACAGACGATCTTTTGCACGTCGCGTACAACGAGGGGATACGGTGCTCCAGAGAAATATCTGAGAATGCACATGCGCGGCGCGGCGCGATCAGGGTTCGCGCGCTCCGAGGCGCTCGATGATTTCGGTGCCCGCATCGGTTCGACCGATCGAGCGCTTCGCGAGGTCGTCGAGTGAGGCTGCAAGGTCCCAGGGCAGCGTATCGGTCACCTCGACTCGCTCCCCGCTCACCGGATGCGTGAACCGCAGACGCCAGGAATGCAAGAACTGCCTCGTGAGCCCCAGCTCCGCGCGCTTCGATTTTCTTCCGTAGAGCGGATCGCCCACGATCGGATGGGATATATAGCGCATATGGACACGGATCTGATGAGTGCGCCCCGTGTAGAGATGGCACTCGATGAGCGTGTAGCCCTCATCACCCCGCGCGGCGTCGAATCGCTCGAGCACCCGAAACGTCGTGATCGCCTGCCGAGCCGCCGGATCGTCGGATACGGCCATCTTCAGACGGTCTCGGCTCGAACGAGCAAGGCCCGTATCGATCGTCCCGGCGTCACGGGCGATCACCCCGTGAACCAGAGCGATATAACGGCGATCGAGCGTGCGGAGCCTGATCAGGTCCTGCAGCGCGCGCTGGGTGGCATCATCCTTTGCTGCGAGCATGAGACCTGATGTGTCCCGATCAAGACGGTGGACGATGCCGGGACGATCCTCTCCCTGCAACGTTCCGAGATGATCGATGCCACAGTGATGAACGAGGGCGTTCGCCAGCGTGCCCGAATCGTGCCCGTGTCCGGGGTGGCACACCAGACCGCGCTGCTTCGATAGGACGATGAGATACTCGTCCTCGAAGCGAATATCGAGCGGAATCGGCTCTCCGGCGACGACGGCGGCCTCCACCTGCTCAGAATAAGCGAGGTCGACGCGCTGTCCGGACAAGACGATGAAGCTCTTCGAGCATTGCATCGCACCGTCGACGCTCACAGCGCCCCGCTCGATGAGACGGGCGCAAGCCGACCGCGTCGGACAGGCGCGCCGGCCACCGAGGTAGGCATCAAGCCGCTGACCGGCTTCGGTCGCATCCACGACATAGCTGAGCTCTCGATCGCTCACAGCAGCATCACTTCTCGTTGACCGATGAGCCATCGTCCTCGATATCCGAACGGATGTCTCGAGCCGCCTCATCTCGATCCAAGGCTCGCTGATTGGCCGGAGAGAGCTTCATGAACCCGAATAGCGCGACGAGAATCCCCAGAGTGATCCCGATATCGGCGACGTTGAAGATGGGAAAGTCCATGATTCTCACTTGAATGAAATCGGTCACGCTCCCGTAGAGAACGCGATCGATCGCGTTGCCGATCGATCCCCCCATGAGCATGCCGAGACCGATGGGCTCCAGACGCGACACGATCGGCGCGCGAACGAGATAGACGATTCCCGCCGCGCTCACGATCGCGGTCAGCGCAATGGACACGACACCGAGACCCGCACCCAAGCTGAACGCCATCCCCGTGTTGGCGGTCAGTCGAAACGACATGATACCGGGTATCATCTCGATGCCGCCGCGGCTCGCGAGCGCCAAGACCGCGGCGTTCTTCGAGATGCGGTCTGCAGCGATCAGCGATGCGGCGAGCAGCGCCGTTACAGCGAGACGCCGCGCGAGCGGCGGCCGCCGCGCCATCGACAGAGCCGGCAGCACCTCACACCCCCATCGCGTCCGCGCACCTGTCGCAGATGCGAGCGTGCTCTCCGTGGGGGCCGGTCGATTCGCGGTAGCGCCAGCATCGGTCGCAGCGCTCGCCTTCGGCGGCTGCGATCTCGATGGCGAGCTCCTCTCCGGCGACGAGCTCGACTTCGGCTACGATGAAGAACTCAGCCAGATCGGGAGCATCGGCTCCTGTGAGCAACTCGTGCATGGCCGCGGGCACGGTCGCGCGCACACGCACCTCCTGGCTTTTGGTGAACTCCCCGTCTGCGCGCCCGTCCTCGAGCGTCTTGGTCACAGCCGCGCGCAGCTCGAGAGCGGCTTCCAGAACCGGTGAGAGACTCTCGGCCTCGCCAAGGGAAAGCGGCGTCTCATACCATTCGAGCAGTGCAGCGTATGTCTGGTCGTCTCGGCAACCGGACGGGGCGAATGCCATGACCTCGTCTGTCGTGTATGCGAGAATCGGCTGCAGGTCCCGAAGCAGCATGGAGAGCAACTCGGACAGAACGGTCTGCGCGCTGCGGCGCGCGGGCGCGTCAGCGCGCTCGCAGTACAGGCGATCCTTGAGCGCATCGAGATAGACATTCGAGAGCTCGGTCACGACGAAGTCATAAAGCGTCCGGTAGACGCGGTTGAACTCATACGAGGCATACGCGCCCGTCACCTCCGCTTGGACCAGAGTCATCTTGGCGAGCATGAGCCTATCGAGCGGAAGCAGCTGCGCCACATCGACGGCATCCGTCTTCGGATCGAACTGGCCTTCCAGCTCAGAGAGCAAAAACCGAAAGGTGTTGCGAAAGCGGCGATAGGCGTCCGAGGTGCGCGCGAGGATGTCGCGATCACAGGCGACATCAGATGACGTATCGACCGAGGCGACCCACAGACGAACGATATCCGCCCCCATCTCCTCGCAGATGGCGTTCGGATCGATGACGTTGCCGAGTGACTTCGACATCTTCCTGCCCTGTCCGTCCAAGACGAAGCCCTGAGAGACGACCCCCCGGAACGGTGCCGTGCCCTCGGCGGCCACGCTCGTGAGCAACGAGGACTGGAACCAGCCGCGATGCTGATCGGATCCCTCAAGGTAAAGATCGGCGGGATAGCTGAGACCGGGCCGCTTTCGCAAAACGGCCTGCCAAGACACCCCGGAGTCCCACCAGACGTCCAAGATATCCTTATCCGCCTTCAAGCGATGAGAGCCGCATGCGGGACACGCGCACGCGGCCCCCAGATAGCTCTCAGGAGTCTCGGTGAACCAGGCATCGGAGCCCCGGTCGCGAAAGAGCTCGATCACGGCATCGAGCGTCTCGTCGGTCATGACCTTCTCGCCGCAGGCCGCGCACGTGTAACTCGGAATCGGTACGCCCCAGTTGCGCTGTCGCGAGATGCACCAGTCCGGTCGGCCCTCGATCATCGCGGACAGACGATTCGAAGCGTTGCCCGGATACCAGCGCACGCAGGTATCGATCGCCTCAAGGGCGCGGGATCGCAGATTCGCGGCGTCCATGGATACGAACCACTGATCCGTCGCCCGAAACAGCACCGGGTTGCCGCAGCGCCAGCAATGCGGATAGCTGTGCGAGATTCGCTTCTCGCCGACGAGCGTGCCGCGCTCACGCAGATACTCGATTATCTCGGGATTGGCCTCGTCGGTATCGAGCCCGGAGAACGGCCCCCCGGTACCGAAGCTCTCGCCTGAGTAGAATCGTCCGTCATCATCCACGGGCATGCAGATCTCCATGTCCTCGGCCATGCAGGCATAGTAGTCATCGACACCATGACCGGGTGAGTTGTGGACGATTCCGGTTCCCTCGTCCAGGCCGACGTAATCGGCGAGGAGCGCGATCCCCCGCACCTGATCAAAGATCGGTTGACGATAGCGCAGATGAAATAGGTCTTCGGCGACGACTCGATAGGGTCGGCCATCGACCTCAAGCGGCGTCAGATCCCAGCCGAGCTGCTCGCACACGCGCTCAGCGAGCTCCTCCGCCATGAGCTCGGCCCGTCCGGCGTGCTCGATCGCGGTATAGATGGCACCGGGTTTCAACGAGACAGCCTGATCGGATGGGAGCGTCCAGGGGGTGGTCGTCCAGATGATGAAATCAACCGGTCCGGAGAAGCCCTCCAATCCCTTCGGAGTATCCGTCAGCTCGAAGCGAACGTAGACCGACGGAGATGTCTCGTCGCCGTACTCTATCTCCGCCTCCGCGAGAGCCGTATGGCAGTGCTTGCACCAATGGACCGGTTTGTGGCCCCGGTAGATCATGCCTTGATCAAACAGGCTCTTGAAGACCTCGATATCCGCCGCGTCGTGCTCATGATGCAACGTGAGGTAGGGATTGTCCCAGTCCGCGAGCACGCCGAGCCGCTCGAACCCGGCTTTCTGGACCTCGATGTTCTCCACGGCAAAACGGCGGCACAGCTCGCGAATCCTCTCCACCGGCGTCCGGTTGAACCTCTCGGTGCCCAGCTTCTCCTCGACTCTATGCTCGATCGGCTGACCATGGCAGTCCCATCCCGGTACGAAGTGAACTTGTCTGCCTCGCATCATCCAGTAGCGATTGATCATGTCCTTGCCGATCTTGTTCATCGCGTGACCCATGTGGATCGGACCGTTGGCATACGGAGGACCATCATGGAGCACAAACGATTCCTGCTCGCTGCAGCGCT
It encodes the following:
- a CDS encoding PTS system mannose/fructose/sorbose family transporter subunit IID, translating into MTDKTRLSRSDRFKIAWRHQFLQGSWNYERMQNGGWCYSIIPAIKKLYGDKNDQIAALKRHLEFYNTHPYVSAPVMGVTLALEEDRAAGTAIDDAAIQGVKVGMMGPLAGVGDPVFWYTLRPLLGALGASLASGGSVIGPLLFFFAWNIIRMGFIWYTLEFGYRVGTTIAQNLRGGLLSKVTQGASILGMFIIGALVQRWVSISFTPVVSTVKQSAGAFIDWDHLRGGAQGIHDALTQYSVLGADGLNEMKQTTLQQNLDSLIPGLAAVLLTLLICWLLRKRVSPIVIIVALFAIGIIGRVLNIM
- a CDS encoding DUF956 family protein, which codes for MVQSLNSVVDLVMPATSGAFATRGNIMIGNRAIEFYNSRNPADCIQIPWDEVDRVAASVMFKGTWIPRFAVLTKSSGTFSFSARDSKRALRAMKRYISDERMVRSLSFLDVVRRGASNLLFNRRGPSSQV
- a CDS encoding glycosyltransferase family 2 protein, translating into MVFFLVCLFYQIVFFFIGMVRGEVKIAPAKRLHRYGFFIAAHNEEAVIANLVTSIKEQDYPSELIDIFVVADACTDETARVAREAGAIVYERNDLARKGKSWVMDYGFDRILTEYPGRHEAFFVFDADNLISSGYVSVMNDAFDQGFMAITSYRNSKNFGSSWISAAYATWFLREARFLNNARMICKTSCAVSGSGYLVAANIIEGMHGWDFHTLTEDIQFSTFCAVHGVRIGYAPAEFYDEQPVTFAASWKQRMRWTKGFYQVFFTYGRHLFKSMLLFRRFAAYDLLMVIGPAMLLSLMSVLANGTFLIVAMLSRGFLVTESEIEMCLGSLVMTFVSMYLSFFIMGALTTLLERRHIHCPKRWRVISNLFTFPLFMFTYMPITVAALFLKVDWVPTPHAVSVTLEQVVGASKHQAS
- a CDS encoding RluA family pseudouridine synthase, which gives rise to MAHRSTRSDAAVSDRELSYVVDATEAGQRLDAYLGGRRACPTRSACARLIERGAVSVDGAMQCSKSFIVLSGQRVDLAYSEQVEAAVVAGEPIPLDIRFEDEYLIVLSKQRGLVCHPGHGHDSGTLANALVHHCGIDHLGTLQGEDRPGIVHRLDRDTSGLMLAAKDDATQRALQDLIRLRTLDRRYIALVHGVIARDAGTIDTGLARSSRDRLKMAVSDDPAARQAITTFRVLERFDAARGDEGYTLIECHLYTGRTHQIRVHMRYISHPIVGDPLYGRKSKRAELGLTRQFLHSWRLRFTHPVSGERVEVTDTLPWDLAASLDDLAKRSIGRTDAGTEIIERLGAREP
- the lspA gene encoding signal peptidase II, whose amino-acid sequence is MARRPPLARRLAVTALLAASLIAADRISKNAAVLALASRGGIEMIPGIMSFRLTANTGMAFSLGAGLGVVSIALTAIVSAAGIVYLVRAPIVSRLEPIGLGMLMGGSIGNAIDRVLYGSVTDFIQVRIMDFPIFNVADIGITLGILVALFGFMKLSPANQRALDRDEAARDIRSDIEDDGSSVNEK
- the ileS gene encoding isoleucine--tRNA ligase yields the protein MGNDYKHTMNLPKTGFPMRGSLAKTEPARLESWRSARVYRLAQQRCSEQESFVLHDGPPYANGPIHMGHAMNKIGKDMINRYWMMRGRQVHFVPGWDCHGQPIEHRVEEKLGTERFNRTPVERIRELCRRFAVENIEVQKAGFERLGVLADWDNPYLTLHHEHDAADIEVFKSLFDQGMIYRGHKPVHWCKHCHTALAEAEIEYGDETSPSVYVRFELTDTPKGLEGFSGPVDFIIWTTTPWTLPSDQAVSLKPGAIYTAIEHAGRAELMAEELAERVCEQLGWDLTPLEVDGRPYRVVAEDLFHLRYRQPIFDQVRGIALLADYVGLDEGTGIVHNSPGHGVDDYYACMAEDMEICMPVDDDGRFYSGESFGTGGPFSGLDTDEANPEIIEYLRERGTLVGEKRISHSYPHCWRCGNPVLFRATDQWFVSMDAANLRSRALEAIDTCVRWYPGNASNRLSAMIEGRPDWCISRQRNWGVPIPSYTCAACGEKVMTDETLDAVIELFRDRGSDAWFTETPESYLGAACACPACGSHRLKADKDILDVWWDSGVSWQAVLRKRPGLSYPADLYLEGSDQHRGWFQSSLLTSVAAEGTAPFRGVVSQGFVLDGQGRKMSKSLGNVIDPNAICEEMGADIVRLWVASVDTSSDVACDRDILARTSDAYRRFRNTFRFLLSELEGQFDPKTDAVDVAQLLPLDRLMLAKMTLVQAEVTGAYASYEFNRVYRTLYDFVVTELSNVYLDALKDRLYCERADAPARRSAQTVLSELLSMLLRDLQPILAYTTDEVMAFAPSGCRDDQTYAALLEWYETPLSLGEAESLSPVLEAALELRAAVTKTLEDGRADGEFTKSQEVRVRATVPAAMHELLTGADAPDLAEFFIVAEVELVAGEELAIEIAAAEGERCDRCWRYRESTGPHGEHARICDRCADAMGV